TCACCCTTATCCTCGACACCACCTTCAGATGATTTAAGCAAGGTCTCTAGTGAAGAGAATGCTAGTGGAGATACTAATTCTAGGAGGAAAGAATTCAATCTTAATCAATGTGTGTCAAGGTTTCCTTCTGCTGCTGGAGCTGAAAGTGAAAAACGCtatgaaaagaataaaaaagacgGAGGATTCAATGCATTTTACAATAAGGTGCCCAGCCGAAGTGGGTTTAATAACAGACGTAGTAGTGAAGGTGTTCTTGCACCTGCTAACTGGAAAAGCACTAGCAAGTTGAAGGATGGGTTTGAATCAGAGTCAAGAAATGTGGACATATATGGTGGAAGGAATGGTGAAAGTCCAAGTTCAGGGCAGGCGGGAGTCTTACTAGATGGATCAGGAAATGAGAACAAGGTTAAAAAGGTTAAGCTTAAGGTTGGTGGTGTCATACGAACGATTCAAGCCAACAACGCTTCTAATGGCGCAGTAGGAGGTGGGTCTTCTTCAAAGAGTTCTCGATCCTCAGATGCCTCAAGGCTGCGCCAGAAGCAGAATCTTCAGGTATCTAAACTGATTGTTCTCGTAAGCTTGAGTTGGTGAATTGTGGCAGTAACTATCTCATTTCTATAATAGTTTCATTTTCAATGTATTGAACAGTCGTATTTAGGTTATACAAAGCACTTGCACCGAAAAAAGAAACGTGAGGCAAAAACAATGAGGCATATGTAATTGGTCTTTAAACAATTCcttgtttgttcaaaattttgagTTGGCATTTGACATTGTGTGAGAAACTTCTTACTAGATATAATGACCTATTCTTTATAATCTGCTTGATTCTGGGATGATCCTGTAGCGTAAATTTTGCTGTTTAACTATGTGGATTTATTTAATTGGactaaaagaattttaaaatctttatggAAGAATAGCTTCTATGCTAATATTTTTGTGTTTCACCATAATAATTGCTCTTTTGCTTGAGTTACATATAGAATCCAGCATAATCTCAtcattaaaaatgtttttattgcAGGAAAATTCAGATGATAATCACTCTCTCTTAGGTAAGAGGAGTGGCTTACAAGGAATTCCATGGAAGGATTTCTCTAGAGTTGGTTTTAGTCTTGTCAAGGAAGAAGAGTCTTTGATGGGGAAGCTGTCTGGAAAGAGCGCATCTGGTAAGCAAGGAGACAAATTTGAACCAGTTCGGAAGAGCAAGCGAGTCCCTAAGAGACGTGTACTTGACTCGGAATTTGGTGATGAGGAGGAGGATGATGAGATTCGGTACCTGGAGAAGCTTAAAACTTCGAAGTCTAAGACAGGAACTAAAGAAGACAACGAAGAATCAAGCAAGAAACATCAGAAATTTTCTAGGGTATCTAATATGGAAAATGGTGGGTCATTAAGGTTAGGCAAAGATGCTAAGAGGTCCAGATCAGATAGAGTATCTGAGGAGACAGATTATGAGGAAGGAGAGTCAGGATCTGATGGTGAACTTGAAGGCagcaaaaagaagaagcagaggAAGGAATCTGTTGACTCTTTAATGGATAATAAGAGGGAAATGACTCTCACAACACGTCAACGAGCCCTTCAGTCGAGCAGAGATGCAGCACCTGGCACAagtttaattgagtttccaaatGGACTGCCACCTGCCCCATCAAGAAGTGAGCATTCATCTCTGTGATGCCTTCTTACATCTTGAAGTTTTTGAATTCTATAGTAGGATTATTAATTGTGAATTTCCATCTTTTTTGATCCCAGAGCAAAAGGAGAAACTTTCAGAATTAGAGCAGCAAGCAAAGAAAGCTGAGGCGGCTCAAAGACGTAGGATGCAAGTCGAGAAGGCTGCTCGGGAGTCTGAGGTTTGTTTTTGTTCACTATAATTATACTTTTGCCTTTCTAAATTTGCAGCTTATATCAGAAGTGACGGAAACAATTGCGATTGCTTGAATTTTTGTAGGCTGAGGCAATCAGAAAGATTCTTGGTCAAGATTCAAGCCGGAAAAAGCAGGAAGATAAATTGAAGAAGCGTCGCGAAGAAAGGGCACAGGTACTGGAAAGTGTTAGATgaactatctctctctctctagttttgCTTCAAAGCTATTTTGTTAATTCCTGTTACATCATTCTTTTACAGGAGAGGGCTGCCAATGCTATGATGCTTACATCTAACACCGTTAGATTGGTAATGGGTCCTACTGGGACTACAGTGACATTTTCGGAGGATATTGGTCTGCCGAGTATATTTGACTCCAAACCCTGCAGGTAATATCCTCCTCCATTACACTTGGAAATTTATACATGCTTAATGCACAACAGCACTACATCAATAATGTCTCTTTGCCTGATggcctgaaaatatttttggtgttgATCTTCAGTTATCCTCCTCCGCGCGAAAACTGTGTGGGTCCATCTTGTACCAACCCATACAAGTATCGAGATTCCAAGTCTAAGCTTCCTCTTTGCAGTCTCCAGTGCTACAAGGCAATTCAGGAAAAGATGCTGCCTGAAACTCCCTGCTAATGCTGCGGAAAACATTGCTTGCTCTAGCCTGTATGTAGCATGCAGGAACTCATgcacatatatattagtattatCTTGTATTCGGAGACTGGCGAAAGATCAATCATATTTTTGAGCTTAATGTAGAGAGGGAAATACAAAGTATGTTTTGTTCACTTGCTGTAATTATACAGCTTTATAATTGATAGCAACCATTTTTCACATTCTAGAAGTGAGAGTGATTTTTTGATCATTGTGATGGTTCTCTGTaggatattcttcttcttctttagatCCTTGTTGACTCTTATCTAGTGTCTCTTTGTGACACTAAAATCAAGTTCAAGAATTACAGTAGTCAACCAAATGAGTAACTTGTGTCAAATTGTGATATTTACAATATTGTAAGTGGGTTGGCAATCCGTGTTGGACTGTCGGATTCGAGTTTTGTCAATGTATGAgcataagattatataagttaattttatttcgacctatttattttaaataggtAAGACATTTCAATCCTAACcttattaattttgtattgagtttatgggtcatgtaaaaaattaacgGTCTTTATTGTAAGTGTAACAATTTATGGCGGATAAACTTGGTTTAGGTATCAAATGTAAGAAATTGGAGCCATTAGACGggtaaataaatttaaaaaatttatcaaaaattatGGATTTTGCTTATTACTTCTATCATTCTAATTTCTATGTACAAAGAATTTTAACAAAGCTTTCGTTCAAATTGGGTTATAgagatttatttgtttatttatttattaaattgacacttaTTTTTGGAGCACCTAGTTTTGCATTTGAGAATGAAAACAAATGAATACTAAAATAGACTAGGGAGAATTTCTTCGACACAAGTCACACAACTATGCAAaaaattctatctttattatatataattaaatcggattttcttttaaaataaagttgaaattATTGTTTACCCTTCTAATTTAGGGGAAAAAGGGCAAAAGAAACCAAGGAAATTGCGGGCAAATCCGTAAATTGGATAGCTGAAAGATACATGGGGCCATTTCTTTACTTACAGGAACACTCCTCTGTGTGAGACTCCTAGCCCCGTTGTTCGCCGCCGTGCGCTTCTCGTATTAGCAGATAAGGCGATAAGCATTCGGCCTCCGAATTTCGCCGTAACTTCTTCACAGAACCATATCGCTAAAGTTTAATTCTTTAGCTCTAATATTTAGCCCGAAAATAAAatcgcagagagagagagagagagagaaatggccCAGACGTGCGTGTCAACCACCTCAGCCTCGTCGCTCAGATTCAACTCTCTAAGCTTCTCAGCTAACCCTAGCTCCGGCTCGGACCTTCAGAGGCTCTCTCTCCCTGTAGTGCCCTTTAGTTCCAGGTACTCTTGTTGTCCTTAaaattattcctttttttattcttttttttttaatgcaaaatcGAGTAAATTAGTAGTTTGCATAAAATTGGGAAATTTGTATTTTCCTGTTGTttatctatttttgttttttgttttgtattttttatc
Above is a genomic segment from Alnus glutinosa chromosome 12, dhAlnGlut1.1, whole genome shotgun sequence containing:
- the LOC133852132 gene encoding uncharacterized protein LOC133852132 encodes the protein MDEFGGSRYNGISNPVRKKRTQTYRRPRPDSQPLAEGRDNSPLSSTPPSDDLSKVSSEENASGDTNSRRKEFNLNQCVSRFPSAAGAESEKRYEKNKKDGGFNAFYNKVPSRSGFNNRRSSEGVLAPANWKSTSKLKDGFESESRNVDIYGGRNGESPSSGQAGVLLDGSGNENKVKKVKLKVGGVIRTIQANNASNGAVGGGSSSKSSRSSDASRLRQKQNLQENSDDNHSLLGKRSGLQGIPWKDFSRVGFSLVKEEESLMGKLSGKSASGKQGDKFEPVRKSKRVPKRRVLDSEFGDEEEDDEIRYLEKLKTSKSKTGTKEDNEESSKKHQKFSRVSNMENGGSLRLGKDAKRSRSDRVSEETDYEEGESGSDGELEGSKKKKQRKESVDSLMDNKREMTLTTRQRALQSSRDAAPGTSLIEFPNGLPPAPSRKQKEKLSELEQQAKKAEAAQRRRMQVEKAARESEAEAIRKILGQDSSRKKQEDKLKKRREERAQERAANAMMLTSNTVRLVMGPTGTTVTFSEDIGLPSIFDSKPCSYPPPRENCVGPSCTNPYKYRDSKSKLPLCSLQCYKAIQEKMLPETPC